One Zingiber officinale cultivar Zhangliang chromosome 10B, Zo_v1.1, whole genome shotgun sequence genomic window, ATTTAAGACGGTTGCGGGTTAGGCGGGCCAACCTGCGGATccataaaaaatttttaaaaaaataaaaaaaaattcatatcttTAACATTTTACTTCGGAAAGATTTCTTCAATCAAATATATCTAGAAATAGACATTTTAAATACAAATGGACACAAACGAATACacatatttaataaaaaaatattattttattttaaaattataacaaagaaatatcataaattgacataaaacttaatTTATATGTGTTTCTCAATCCCGTGGGCTAACTTAAACCCATCGTGGATTGACCCGTGTAGGTCACAGCCTAAGTAAGTCGATCCACGATGAATTtgagttaataaaattttaatttaacctGCTTAAATTATTTAACGAAATGTACCAATCTAATATATTCAATCTATACGACTCTAACTGAACCCCTAAAAACTTATCCAATCGATCTTAACCGATCGAGAGATCGAGATTCTACCAAACCAGCTGCTTAGCTTTGGACCTACTTAAGACTTTAACTACTGCTTATACTGACTCATTGACCACCCCACTTTGGAACCTTCTTTATTCACTGTATAAGCATATAACAACTATTTTAATTGAAAAGTGGAGGCGAAAGAAATTTATTAACGATGATGAAATAAATATGACTTTTCTTAAGTTCCAAAATACTCATATATCCTAAACTAAATAGGATGATAAAGTGGATGGGAAAGAAACCCTTCCAAAAGGTTTGTCGAGATTTCAAACTTGCTTTAAATTCTTTCGAAATTTTGCAGTACTCCTGTTCCCTCACATCAATaaaattgtttttattttaagCAATGACCATTATTAAACAAATATCTCATGAATTTAATttgcaaataaaataaatgattttgatcatttaaatatatatatacggCCAGTCCTTTTAAGTATAAGGCTAGTTAAATTCTACCTGCTGATCATATTACTGATAAAAGATACTATTGAATTAATGACACAATTGAGTTTTCTGATCCTACTGAATGAATCAACTCTACTACTAACTGGAGGATTTTTATACTCACTGAGGAGTCAGTAGAACACAAAAAGGGCATGATTTTACAGCCTCGTCACTGCGAGATTCTTGGTAGCGAAGCCGTGAGTTTACGGCTTTGTCACCGTGAGTTCACGGCCTTGACACCATGAATACCGTTATGATTGTAGATACTATCGTTCATAAGCATACGTTCTCATTCAACATTATCCTCATGGGATGTCTAATTGGTTAACAAATTTATTATAATGAGATAAGAGATTATTTTCCGACAAACACATcttcttaataaaaaaatttcttttatccCTTAGTCAATTTGATGATGGACTATAAACTGATATCGTAATTCACTTTTGTACATATAATATAGAAATATACTATGAAAACAACGTGATCATCTTACTACAACATCCTCATTCAACATTATATTGATTGGAACTCACTAAAAGTTTTCTCCATGGCTCATCATCAAGAAATAAATTTTATGACACTTTACTCGTGAAATAAACCATATATACATCTTCCTTCATGATTGCATTAGTTCACAAAGTCAACTTCCAACCACCATTGACTTCATAGATTCGACCCTTGGGACAATCTGCTAAGAATCGGTGAATTATAGAGATAAATGGTGgtttttcgaaaaaaaaaaatctgaaaggcAAATTGAAGAGTCAGAACCGCACAAATCGACACACGAGCCTCAAGCAACGGCAGTTAAAGCCCACCGGAATCTGCCTGCTAGATCGGACCGGTTTAAACCGGGAATGAGTTTTCGACCGGATCGATGCAAATTCCAAACCACCCGTTCCTCGGCATGCGAAGCAGTAGCAGTTACAGACCACAACCTGCTCCCTCTCGCCCACAATCCCATTCCCAATCCCATATAAGAACTCgatcctctcttctcctctcctctcctctcctccacTCCCATCCCACTCAAGTCTCCACTCTCACAACCATGGGCAGGTCTCCCTGTTGCGAGCAAGCTCACACTAACAGAGGAGCATGGACCAAGGAAGAGGACGAGAGGCTGATCGCTTACATAAACGCTCATGGCGAAGGATGCTGGAGATCGCTGCCTAAAGCTGCAGGTAATATTCGTTCGAATCTGCAGGTGGATTTTATTCATGATGCGAGACTGGAGTTCTTATCTGTTGCCGGAAAAATTAGGCCTTTTGCGCTGCGGCAAGAGCTGCCGGCTCCGGTGGATGAACTACCTCCGGCCGGACCTCAAGCGCGGGAACTTCACCGAGGAAGAGGACGAGATCATCATCAATCTACACGCCTTGATCGGAAACAAGTACGTTTTGTTGTTCAAAattggattttgattctaaattttttagtATTTGAGGGATTAATACTCTGTCTTCGTAGATGGTCGGTGATCGCAGGGCGGTTGCCGGGGAGGacggacaacgagatcaagaATTACTGGAACACGCACATCAAGCGCAAGCTCAACGCCCGGGGGATCGACCCGCAGACTCACCGCCCGATCGCCGGCGGCTGCGTGAGGACGGCGGAGGAGGAAGCCGTCGCCTCGTCCAACGACATCGACGCGGCGGCAGCGGCGGCGGAAGAGGAACATAGCAGCAGCGTGGATGACGGCGACCTCGACCTCACCATTAGCCTCCGCCTTCCTTCGCGGCCGTTCAAGACTTCGCCGGACGGGGCAGCAACGCCTCCGACGGCGTCTCCGACCATTTGCTTCTGCTACCACCTCGGGTTTCGCGGCGGCGAGGCGTGCAGTTGCCACCGCGCGAGCTCGAGCGGCTATGTCAGTGGCTACTACGGATTTACGAgataagagagaaaaaaaaacaaattttggGAGGATCTGCGATCTGAATGGGATTGTTAACCATGATTTTCTCAGTTTCTGGAGGTTTGGTAGGAAAATTAATCCGTTAATGCAGAGTTTGTCGGGTGTTTAGGTAGAGACTCGGCCATGGCCGGAGACTTGTCTTCTTCTCACAAAAACTGAGCTCTGTACTTGCTTCTTCCATCTACATGAAGCTTACTAATACTAATTTCTCTTAAGATCATCTTAATcactttttccaaaattttttttaaaaaaaattaacttatgaATTGACGGCTTTAATGAAGGTCCCATTCGTCCCGAGATACAAGTAATCAAGAAAGGAAGAAGGTGATTAAAAATTGTAAAAGAGAGAACGATCCCTTTTAAATAATTGGAGAGACGGAGTGCTCCACGTGTTGTAATCAATCTAACAACTTGTCAAATGCCAAGAGATTTAGGGCACCAAAAAGTGTTGGCTTCATTGACCTAAATGTCATGCTCACCTTTTTTATTGCAAAAAGAGACGATGCAAATGTATGGTTAGGAGATCTcccataaatttatttttcattttttttcaataataatGTCATGTCATATTCTCATTCTTCtattgaaaacaaaataaaagggtTCAAGTTTTCACTACTAAGGCGCCAAATTGCTAAAATGATGTTGTAGTTAGAAGTCGGTAGGA contains:
- the LOC122029630 gene encoding MYB-like transcription factor 4 produces the protein MGRSPCCEQAHTNRGAWTKEEDERLIAYINAHGEGCWRSLPKAAGLLRCGKSCRLRWMNYLRPDLKRGNFTEEEDEIIINLHALIGNKWSVIAGRLPGRTDNEIKNYWNTHIKRKLNARGIDPQTHRPIAGGCVRTAEEEAVASSNDIDAAAAAAEEEHSSSVDDGDLDLTISLRLPSRPFKTSPDGAATPPTASPTICFCYHLGFRGGEACSCHRASSSGYVSGYYGFTR